The following are encoded in a window of Lates calcarifer isolate ASB-BC8 linkage group LG20, TLL_Latcal_v3, whole genome shotgun sequence genomic DNA:
- the LOC108893251 gene encoding interaptin, giving the protein MAGAHFINLEETIEVNEKLQESEEEEQDFNDKAELKRKLQCAETSYRQERELHDHMSEHGLTVQRLINETAAENKYLTGKMKEYQQQMANIRKMWEGEDEEALRQELLSKDEGIIKNQLIYIREMEKVNQRLREKNEDLTVKLDALSKISLRYQEDIQTLSTAEQEYKHKLEEVHGVLCSKDDEIEKKYKTLTEKYNEIKEYFDTIKDLRQTQRELQEELSSRQQEHILAYEESKQLSEQPHGSSAMDDDKQKDESPLMTESWWRGCAKALWKAVKIAADITLCALLSVGIMISMTPSCSCPNPNCKLWDLVFDLLNTYSELHYTHPPVY; this is encoded by the exons ATGGCGGGAGCACACTTCATAAATTTGGAGGAAACAATTGAAGTAAATGAGAAACTACAagagagtgaagaagaggagcaaGATTTCAA TGACAAAGCAGAGCTCAAGAGAAAACTCCAGTGCGCTGAGACCAGCtacagacaggagagggagcTCCATGACCACATGTCTGAGCATGGACTGACAGTCCAGAGGCTAATAAATGAGACAGCAGCTGAGAATAAGTACCTCACTGGCAAAATGAAAGA GTATCAACAGCAGATGGCAAATATAAGAAAAATGTGGGAGGGTGAGGATGAAGAAGCCCTGCGACAGGAGCTTCTGTCTAAGGATGAAGGCATTATTAAGAACCAGTTGATTTACATAAGGGAGATG GAGAAGGTGAATCAGAGGCTGAGGGAGAAAAATGAGGATCTGACTGTGAAA CTGGATGCACTCTCCAAGATATCACTCAGATATCAGGAAGATATTCAAACTCTGAGTACAGCTGAACAGGAATATAAG caCAAACTGGAGGAAGTTCATGGAGTCCTGTGTAGTAAAGATGATGAAATAGAGAAG AAATACAAGACCTTGACtgaaaaatataatgaaattaaGGAGTATTTCGACACCATTAAG GACCTCAGACAGACGCAAAGAGAACTTCAAgaggagctgagcagcagacagcaggaaCACATATT AGCTTATGAGGAGTCCAAGCAATTAAGTGAGCAGCCACATGGCTCATCAGCAAtg GATGATGATAAGCAAAAAGATGAGAGCCCCCTGATGACCGAAAG ctgGTGGCGTGGTTGTGCCAAAGCCCTGTGGAAAGCAGTCAAGATAGCAGCAGACATCACTCTTTGTGCCTTACTCTCTGTCGGTATTATGATCTCCATGACACCTAGCTGCAGCTGTCCGAATCCTAACTGCAAACTCTGGGACCTGGTTTTTGACTTGCTGAATACCTACAGCGAGCTCCATTACACACACCCTCCTGTTTATTAA
- the ptrh2 gene encoding peptidyl-tRNA hydrolase 2, mitochondrial isoform X2 codes for MDLLYGPLGLGVVAGVGCGLLLGWHLRGRFGSASRSVMATMGNGTGEASVLGEGGEFKMVLVVRNDLKMGKGKVAAQCSHAAVSAYKQVQRRNPELLKQWEYCGQPKVVVKAPDEDTLIDLLSHAKEVGLPVSLIQDAGRTQIAPGSRTVLGIGPGPADLIDSVTGDLKLY; via the coding sequence ATGGATTTGCTGTATGGTCCCTTGGGCTTGGGTGTAGTAGCAGGAGTGGGCTGTGGGCTTCTCCTCGGTTGGCATCTTCGGGGACGCTTTGGCTCAGCGTCCAGAAGCGTGATGGCAACGATGGGGAACGGCACCGGTGAAGCAAGTGTATTGGGAGAAGGAGGCGAGTTCAAGATGGTTCTGGTGGTCCGAAATGACCTGAAGATGGGCAAAGGAAAGGTCGCTGCCCAGTGCTCCCATGCTGCTGTATCAGCCTACAAACAGGTCCAGCGCAGGAACCCTGAGCTCCTCAAACAGTGGGAGTACTGCGGCCAGCCCAAGGTGGTGGTGAAGGCCCCCGATGAGGACACCCTGATTGATCTGCTCAGTCATGCCAAAGAAGTAGGGCTTCCCGTCAGCCTGATCCAGGATGCAGGAAGGACTCAGATTGCACCTGGGTCCCGCACTGTGCTGGGTATCGGTCCAGGTCCTGCTGATCTGATTGATAGTGTCACTGGAGACTTGAAGCTCTATTAG
- the ptrh2 gene encoding peptidyl-tRNA hydrolase 2, mitochondrial isoform X1, which produces MLRVIHAASTSFRPAGFNMDLLYGPLGLGVVAGVGCGLLLGWHLRGRFGSASRSVMATMGNGTGEASVLGEGGEFKMVLVVRNDLKMGKGKVAAQCSHAAVSAYKQVQRRNPELLKQWEYCGQPKVVVKAPDEDTLIDLLSHAKEVGLPVSLIQDAGRTQIAPGSRTVLGIGPGPADLIDSVTGDLKLY; this is translated from the exons ATGTTGCGCGTCATTCATGCCGCCAGCACGTCGTTCAGACCAGCAG GTTTCAACATGGATTTGCTGTATGGTCCCTTGGGCTTGGGTGTAGTAGCAGGAGTGGGCTGTGGGCTTCTCCTCGGTTGGCATCTTCGGGGACGCTTTGGCTCAGCGTCCAGAAGCGTGATGGCAACGATGGGGAACGGCACCGGTGAAGCAAGTGTATTGGGAGAAGGAGGCGAGTTCAAGATGGTTCTGGTGGTCCGAAATGACCTGAAGATGGGCAAAGGAAAGGTCGCTGCCCAGTGCTCCCATGCTGCTGTATCAGCCTACAAACAGGTCCAGCGCAGGAACCCTGAGCTCCTCAAACAGTGGGAGTACTGCGGCCAGCCCAAGGTGGTGGTGAAGGCCCCCGATGAGGACACCCTGATTGATCTGCTCAGTCATGCCAAAGAAGTAGGGCTTCCCGTCAGCCTGATCCAGGATGCAGGAAGGACTCAGATTGCACCTGGGTCCCGCACTGTGCTGGGTATCGGTCCAGGTCCTGCTGATCTGATTGATAGTGTCACTGGAGACTTGAAGCTCTATTAG